One part of the Arachidicoccus terrestris genome encodes these proteins:
- a CDS encoding sulfatase-like hydrolase/transferase → MILRINIPLLGSIACALMTLIPFKKTEAQRDSSNKRPSVLVIITDDQRYNTIHALGNSEIVTPNMDRLVHDGTAFIEAHIMGGLSGAICCPSRAMIMTGKSLFHLEQGGKFVSEGISTFPELFKNNGYITFGTGKWHQDKACFNRSFTTGENILFGGMNPPATGGQYRPKLNHYDSTGKYEDPFWGDHFSSLYFADAAIDFLKQQKDSQQPFLMYVAFTSPHDPRTPPTWYGHSYRPDQVQLPASFRAEPAFDNGELYIRDELLLPYPRTEAGIKSELAKYYSMVSEVDYQIGRIIDELKKTGRYDNTIIVFAGDNGLSVGDHALLGKQNCYESAIRVPLIFAGPGIPKNKRVRQLVYLNDIFPTLCALTGQHVPSSVESRSLKAAFTDQPFKGRDHVFFAYLNIQRAIVQDRFKLICYNVKGQYRNELFDLKNDPDELHDLSGKSKYIAKVANLKNKLTRSLNKKGDPCNLDKPDWGHAKKWTSKDVDLLEPKKTNK, encoded by the coding sequence ATGATCCTAAGAATAAATATACCGTTATTGGGCTCTATTGCCTGCGCATTGATGACTTTAATACCGTTCAAAAAAACGGAGGCGCAGAGGGACTCGTCCAATAAACGGCCGAGCGTGCTGGTTATCATAACGGATGACCAGCGATACAATACGATACATGCTTTGGGTAATTCAGAGATTGTAACGCCTAACATGGACCGGCTGGTACATGACGGTACCGCCTTTATAGAAGCTCATATTATGGGTGGACTCAGTGGGGCGATATGTTGCCCCAGCAGGGCGATGATCATGACCGGCAAGTCGCTATTTCACCTGGAACAGGGGGGCAAGTTTGTATCTGAGGGAATAAGCACATTTCCTGAGCTGTTCAAAAATAATGGTTACATTACTTTTGGGACAGGTAAATGGCATCAGGATAAGGCCTGTTTCAACCGGTCGTTTACGACTGGAGAAAATATTCTATTTGGTGGAATGAACCCGCCTGCTACCGGAGGACAATACCGGCCAAAATTGAATCACTACGACAGTACAGGTAAATATGAAGATCCATTTTGGGGAGATCATTTTTCCTCACTCTACTTTGCAGATGCTGCCATAGATTTCCTAAAACAACAAAAGGACAGCCAACAGCCATTTTTGATGTATGTGGCATTTACCTCTCCTCATGATCCCAGGACACCTCCTACTTGGTACGGGCACAGTTATAGGCCTGATCAGGTGCAACTGCCAGCTTCCTTTAGAGCAGAACCGGCATTTGATAATGGCGAGCTTTATATCCGTGACGAGTTGCTCCTGCCCTATCCCAGGACAGAGGCGGGAATCAAATCCGAACTGGCCAAATACTACAGCATGGTCTCCGAAGTGGACTACCAGATTGGCCGGATAATCGATGAACTAAAAAAAACGGGCAGATATGATAATACGATCATTGTATTTGCAGGAGACAACGGCCTGTCTGTCGGCGATCATGCACTACTGGGTAAACAAAACTGTTATGAATCGGCTATCCGGGTTCCTTTGATCTTTGCAGGGCCCGGCATACCCAAAAACAAGCGTGTCCGCCAGTTGGTCTACCTGAATGACATCTTTCCGACTCTTTGCGCCCTGACTGGTCAGCATGTGCCTTCTTCAGTCGAATCCCGGTCATTAAAAGCGGCTTTTACAGATCAACCGTTTAAGGGGAGAGACCACGTATTCTTTGCATACCTGAATATCCAAAGGGCGATTGTTCAAGACAGGTTTAAACTAATTTGTTACAACGTTAAAGGGCAATACCGGAATGAACTTTTTGATTTAAAAAATGATCCCGATGAGTTACACGATTTATCCGGAAAATCGAAGTACATAGCTAAAGTCGCCAACCTGAAAAATAAATTGACAAGATCTCTTAACAAGAAAGGCGACCCTTGTAACCTAGATAAACCAGATTGGGGGCACGCTAAAAAATGGACCAGTAAGGATGTGGATCTGCTTGAACCAAAAAAAACGAATAAATAA
- a CDS encoding RagB/SusD family nutrient uptake outer membrane protein: protein MKKSNFIYLLFILAGLTTACKKSFLDEKPLSIYTPDNSLQNATQFQHAINNVYNGIRNIYMGNMNLDTYFGLYYATDFAFNGTDYDPAAKLNAYKATMVPSYFIPNNIWTAFYKIITNCNLIINRVPTSTMSDADKNSYLGQALFFRAYSYDILANLFGGVPVELNELKEPRYDYTRASRQEVYQQCKTDLVQAVGLLQNIDSVKDGVVNKQIAQHILTEVLISLKDYDGAIASATAVIDYPGVSLMTERFGRRANQPGDVYRDLFEYGNQNYSTGNHEGLLVIQTALNNASSVGDQTAWAVVPSLGGLKIKESNSKTKMNVMYNGKFVDSLSSNGIGWIRPTAHFLYEIWGSGDIRNSSYNIVRDIRISGVPSTSPDYGKWYVKDGYKDKVLPADFRDTIRNFYPIIRKASPSAGDFVAVAGPSVLTDDTNPFGGTILNGASRLFMQKYFARLSETYLYRAEAYLDKGNTQKAVDDINVVRARSHALPATVSQVNLDYILDERLRELYLEEFRSVTLTRLGKLYDRDKKYNPVSGKTIEPYHNLWPIPATEITNNNEAILEQNDGY, encoded by the coding sequence ATGAAAAAATCAAATTTTATATATCTGCTCTTTATTTTGGCAGGTTTGACTACCGCTTGTAAAAAGAGTTTTCTGGATGAGAAGCCTTTATCCATTTATACGCCGGACAATTCTTTGCAGAATGCGACACAGTTTCAGCATGCTATTAATAATGTCTATAATGGCATCAGGAACATTTATATGGGCAATATGAATCTGGATACTTACTTCGGTCTGTATTATGCAACAGACTTTGCCTTTAACGGGACAGACTACGATCCTGCAGCCAAATTGAATGCTTATAAGGCAACCATGGTACCTTCTTATTTTATTCCGAACAATATCTGGACGGCTTTTTATAAGATTATTACCAATTGCAACCTGATTATAAACAGGGTTCCCACCTCAACAATGAGCGATGCAGACAAAAATAGTTATTTAGGTCAGGCGTTGTTTTTCCGGGCGTATAGTTACGATATTCTGGCTAATCTGTTCGGTGGCGTGCCGGTGGAGCTCAATGAATTGAAAGAACCGCGCTATGATTATACCAGGGCCAGCCGGCAAGAAGTATATCAGCAATGCAAAACAGATCTCGTGCAGGCGGTCGGCCTTTTACAGAATATTGACAGCGTTAAGGACGGAGTAGTAAACAAACAGATCGCCCAGCATATCCTTACTGAAGTGCTTATTTCTTTAAAGGACTACGATGGTGCGATTGCCAGTGCCACTGCCGTAATCGACTACCCTGGAGTATCTCTAATGACAGAACGGTTTGGCAGACGCGCCAACCAGCCAGGGGACGTATATAGAGACCTGTTCGAATACGGTAATCAGAATTACAGTACCGGTAACCATGAAGGTTTACTAGTGATCCAGACAGCTTTAAATAATGCTTCATCCGTAGGAGATCAGACCGCATGGGCTGTTGTACCCAGCCTGGGCGGCCTTAAAATTAAAGAGTCAAATTCCAAGACCAAAATGAATGTTATGTATAACGGCAAGTTTGTAGACAGCCTTTCTTCCAACGGCATTGGCTGGATAAGGCCTACAGCACATTTCTTGTACGAAATATGGGGATCAGGAGATATCCGCAACTCATCCTACAACATTGTCCGGGATATAAGAATATCAGGTGTACCTTCCACTTCTCCGGATTATGGCAAGTGGTACGTAAAAGATGGCTATAAGGATAAAGTTTTGCCGGCAGATTTTAGAGATACTATCCGCAATTTCTATCCGATTATTCGCAAAGCTTCACCATCTGCCGGTGACTTTGTGGCTGTTGCGGGCCCTTCTGTATTAACAGATGACACCAATCCATTTGGTGGAACCATCCTCAACGGAGCGTCCAGGCTATTTATGCAGAAATATTTTGCCCGTCTTTCCGAAACATATTTGTATAGAGCGGAGGCGTATCTGGATAAAGGTAATACACAAAAGGCAGTCGACGACATCAATGTCGTGCGTGCAAGGTCCCATGCCCTGCCCGCCACCGTTTCACAGGTAAACCTGGATTATATTCTGGATGAACGTTTAAGAGAGCTATATCTGGAAGAATTCAGATCCGTGACTTTAACCCGTTTGGGTAAACTATATGACCGTGATAAGAAATATAACCCTGTTTCGGGTAAAACGATTGAGCCCTATCATAATCTGTGGCCAATTCCTGCGACAGAAATTACGAACAATAATGAAGCTATTCTCGAGCAAAATGATGGCTATTGA